Proteins from a single region of Corylus avellana chromosome ca11, CavTom2PMs-1.0:
- the LOC132166169 gene encoding acid phosphatase 1-like — MASGQSLVPTILFLLCLVSTAVSHSIIQLVSGDRKIRIDDDIYCESWRFSVETNDAGYWSTIPARCERFVQDYMTGERYPSDSEIVAEDSLAFAKTVEIAGDGRDVWVFDIDETLLSNLPYYEAHGLGAETFEETSFDSWVDLAEAPALAPSLSLYKELQQLGFKIFLLTGRDEKQRNVTEKNLLYAGFTNWESLILRGPSDEGKPAIVYKSEKRSELEDEGYRIHGSSGDQWSDLLGFAVARRSFKLPNPMYYIS, encoded by the exons ATGGCCTCCGGCCAATCCCTCGTCCCAACCATCCTCTTCCTCCTCTGCCTTGTCTCCACCGCTGTTTCCCATTCGATAATCCAATTGGTCTCCGGCGACCGCAAAATCCGGATAGACGACGATATCTACTGCGAGAGCTGGAGGTTCTCCGTCGAGACCAACGACGCCGGGTACTGGTCCACCATTCCGGCGAGGTGCGAGCGCTTCGTGCAGGACTACATGACCGGCGAGCGGTACCCGTCTGACTCGGAGATCGTGGCCGAGGACTCCCTCGCCTTCGCGAAGACGGTGGAGATCGCTGGAGACGGGAGGGACGTGTGGGTGTTCGACATCGATGAGACTCTGCTCTCGAACCTGCCGTACTACGAGGCCCACGGGTTGGG AGCAGAGACCTTTGAGGAGACATCTTTCGACTCTTGGGTGGATTTGGCAGAGGCCCCAGCTTTAGCACCAAGTTTGAGTTTGTACAAAGAGCTCCAACAGCTGGGGTTTAAGATATTTCTGTTGACTGGACGagatgaaaaacaaagaaatgtgACAGAGAAGAATCTTTTATATGCTGGGTTCACCAACTGGGAAAGCCTTATCTTGAG GGGGCCTTCAGATGAGGGGAAACCGGCAATCGTGTATAAATCTGAAAAGAGATCGGAGTTGGAGGATGAAGGTTATAGGATACACGGGAGCTCCGGTGACCAGTGGAGTGACTTGTTGGGCTTTGCCGTGGCTAGACGGTCCTTTAAACTTCCAAATCCCATGTATTATATCTCTTAA
- the LOC132166580 gene encoding acid phosphatase 1-like, which produces MASGQSLVPTILFLLCLVSTAVSHSIIQLVSGDRKIRIDDDIYCESWRFSVETNDAGYWSTIPARCERFVQDYMTGERYPSDSEIVGEDSLAFAKTVEIAGDGRDVWVFDIDETLLSNLPYYEAHGFGAETFEETSFNSWVDLAEAPALAPSLSLYKELQQLGFKIFLLTGRDEKQRNVTEKNLLYAGFTKWESLILRGPSDEGKPAIVYKSEKRSELEDEGYRIHGSSGDQWSDLLGFAVARRSFKLPNPMYYIS; this is translated from the exons ATGGCCTCCGGCCAATCCCTCGTCCCAACCATCCTCTTCCTCCTCTGCCTTGTCTCCACCGCTGTTTCCCATTCGATAATCCAATTGGTCTCCGGCGACCGCAAAATCCGGATAGACGACGATATCTACTGCGAGAGTTGGAGGTTCTCCGTTGAGACCAACGACGCCGGGTACTGGTCCACCATTCCGGCGAGGTGCGAGCGCTTCGTGCAGGACTACATGACCGGCGAGCGGTACCCGTCTGACTCGGAGATCGTGGGCGAGGACTCCCTCGCCTTCGCGAAGACGGTGGAGATCGCTGGAGACGGGAGGGACGTGTGGGTGTTCGACATCGATGAGACTCTGCTCTCGAACCTGCCGTACTACGAGGCCCACGGGTTCGG AGCAGAGACCTTTGAGGAGACATCTTTCAACTCTTGGGTGGATTTGGCAGAGGCCCCAGCTTTAGCACCAAGTTTGAGTTTGTACAAAGAGCTCCAACAGCTGGGGTTTAAGATATTTCTGTTGACTGGACGGgatgaaaaacaaagaaatgtgACAGAGAAGAATCTTTTATATGCTGGGTTCACCAAATGGGAAAGCCTTATCTTGAG GGGGCCTTCAGATGAGGGGAAACCGGCAATCGTGTATAAATCTGAAAAGAGATCGGAGTTGGAGGATGAAGGTTATAGGATACACGGGAGCTCCGGTGACCAGTGGAGTGACTTGTTGGGCTTTGCCGTGGCTAGACGGTCCTTTAAACTTCCAAATCCCATGTATTATATCTCTTAA
- the LOC132166581 gene encoding acid phosphatase 1-like: MASGQSLVPTILLLLLCIVSTAVANSIIQVVSGDRKIQIDDNLYCDSWRLSIETNNYGVWSTVPERCESFVQDYMTGYRYQSDLEFVASVSLTFAKTVELAGDGKDVWVFDIDETLLSNLPYYATIGFGTETYNETSWDEWVASGEAPALVPSLKLYEELQQLGFTIVLLTGRDEYQRNVTVKNLLAAGYTDWETLFLRATSDEGKKAIVYKSEKRAELISEGYRIHGNSGDQWSDLLGYAVANRSFKIPDPLYYIS, encoded by the exons ATGGCTTCCGGTCAATCCCTCGTCCCAActatcctcctcctcctcctctgcaTTGTCTCCACTGCTGTTGCCAACTCGATCATCCAAGTTGTCTCCGGCGATCGCAAAATCCAGATAGACGACAATCTCTACTGCGACAGCTGGAGGCTCTCCATCGAGACCAACAACTACGGGGTCTGGTCCACCGTTCCCGAGAGGTGCGAGAGCTTCGTGCAGGACTACATGACCGGCTACCGCTACCAATCCGACTTAGAGTTCGTGGCCTCGGTCTCGCTCACCTTCGCGAAGACAGTGGAGCTCGCCGGGGACGGGAAGGACGTGTGGGTGTTCGACATCGATGAGACCCTGCTCTCGAACCTGCCGTACTACGCGACGATCGGGTTCGG AACAGAGACCTATAACGAGACATCTTGGGACGAATGGGTGGCTTCGGGAGAGGCACCAGCTTTAGTACCAAGTTTGAAATTGTACGAAGAGCTCCAACAGCTGGGGTTTACGATAGTTCTGTTAACTGGACGGGATGAATATCAGAGGAATGTGACAGTGAAGAATCTTTTAGCTGCTGGCTACACCGACTGGGAAACGCTTTTCTtgag GGCAACTTCAGATGAGGGGAAAAAGGCAATCGTATATAAATCTGAAAAGAGAGCGGAGCTGATAAGTGAAGGTTATAGGATTCATGGAAACTCCGGGGACCAGTGGAGTGACTTGTTGGGCTATGCCGTGGCTAATCGGTCCTTTAAAATTCCAGATCCCTTGTATTATATCTCTTAA
- the LOC132165735 gene encoding leucine-rich repeat extensin-like protein 6 produces MGVYPPLKMEKSWCLAVILLHIISTEAAFSVSGGVGIGVGIGNVGGGAGGPGGGGVWIGGGINGPAPSASGSPVSKLERAYTALQAWKSAIKEDPMGILDTWVGSDVCSYKGVFCADSQDEMDASPDPVVAGIDLNHANLQGTLVKELSFLTDISLFHLNSNRFSGTVPDTFTDLSSLQELDLSNNLFSGPFPAATLYIPNLVYLDIRFNKFSGPLPEDLFNKQLDALFLNNNQFEGELPQNLGNSPASVINLANNMFTGNIPASFGFMGSKLKEILFLNNQLTGCIPQGVGLFTEMQVLDVSFNSLMGHLPDTISCLEEIEVLNLAHNKLSGVLPDVVCSLRSLANLTVSYNFFSGFSQDCSNLFVRSVGFDFSGNCIPGRNMQRPQPECSIIPGGNLICLRIPAAAKPLVCGSLAKAKPSSSPP; encoded by the coding sequence ATGGGTGTCTATCCTCCGCTGAAAATGGAGAAGAGCTGGTGTCTGGCTGTTATCCTCCTCCACATAATTTCAACGGAAGCTGCTTTTTCTGTTAGCGGTGGCGTTGGTATTGGCGTTGGTATTGGCAATGTAGGTGGCGGTGCTGGCGGACCGGGCGGTGGAGGCGTTTGGATTGGCGGTGGGATCAACGGCCCGGCGCCGTCTGCTTCTGGGTCTCCGGTTTCAAAGCTCGAGAGAGCTTACACTGCTCTCCAGGCATGGAAATCTGCAATCAAAGAAGACCCAATGGGGATTTTAGACACTTGGGTCGGCTCCGATGTTTGTTCTTACAAAGGAGTCTTTTGTGCAGATTCTCAAGATGAGATGGATGCTTCGCCTGACCCTGTTGTTGCCGGCATAGATCTCAACCATGCAAATCTTCAAGGCACTCTCGTCAAGGAGCTCTCTTTCCTCACCGATATCTCTCTGTTTCACCTCAACAGCAACAGATTTTCAGGCACTGTTCCTGACACCTTCACAGATCTCTCATCGCTTCAAGAGTTAGACCTCAGTAACAACCTCTTCTCAGGTCCTTTCCCTGCAGCTACTCTATACATTCCAAACCTCGTTTACTTGGACATCAGATTCAACAAATTCTCAGGCCCCCTTCCTGAAGATCTCTTCAACAAGCAACTTGATGCATTGTTTCTTAACAACAACCAATTTGAAGGCGAACTCCCGCAGAATCTGGGGAACTCTCCAGCGTCTGTGATAAATTTAGCTAATAATATGTTCACCGGAAACATCCCGGCTAGTTTTGGTTTCATGGGTTCTAAACTGAAGGAGATATTGTTTCTGAATAACCaattaacaggttgcattcccCAGGGAGTTGGGCTTTTCACAGAGATGCAAGTTTTGGATGTAAGCTTCAATTCGTTGATGGGTCATTTGCCAGACACCATATCTTGTCTGGAAGAAATTGAGGTTCTCAATTTGGCACACAACAAGCTATCTGGGGTTCTGCCAGACGTGGTTTGTTCTCTGAGAAGCCTTGCGAATCTGACTGTTTCTTACAATTTCTTTTCTGGGTTCAGCCAGGATTGCTCCAACCTATTCGTCAGGAGTGTGGGCTTCGATTTCTCTGGGAATTGCATCCCTGGGAGGAACATGCAGAGACCTCAGCCAGAATGCTCTATCATTCCAGGAggtaacttgatttgtctaagAATCCCTGCTGCTGCAAAGCCTCTTGTTTGTGGGTCACTGGCAAAGGCTAAACCAAGCTCCTCACCTCcatga